A single region of the Sphaeramia orbicularis chromosome 6, fSphaOr1.1, whole genome shotgun sequence genome encodes:
- the dusp8a gene encoding dual specificity protein phosphatase 8 isoform X2 has protein sequence MRKSVFWGMPLDVVIAPAEDCFWPDLQETDMRLKIRVRRMKEGRELRGVYSPGCRREGGFAAFSSCFPGLCEGKPATALPMSLSQPCLPVANVGPTRILPHLYLGSQKDVLNKDLMAQNGITYVLNASNTCPKPDFISESHFMRIPVNDNYCEKLLPWLDKTNEFIDKAKVSNCRVIVHCLAGISRSATIAIAYIMKTMGLSSDDAYRFVKDRRPSISPNFNFLGQLLEFEKGLRLLQALTSNSDDKISESSLKQNSEVNGISTCLEMNGHHSNHDSSVAELQIAPEPKLPSPISLQQGFNGLHLSAERIMDTNRLKRSFSLDIKSVYSPNSPHCPTLAPTHSEDVPKLCKLDSPGTGTSNGICSQSPVLDSPSSLDSPFPSPGSGGSIGGLGHGGSEGVHRSSSSSSRPRRKPKHSSGTSPVHHIHQPPQSLSLSLDNKSPTLEENLKGSLLLSLPSLPTVGSGAMWTKHRDTVQATTPVTPVTPTTDAPWHFGAEEGGEGEMELGGGGIGGGEESSVRFGSSSAYVAFGCSEGVRLRDKSQREKSTALPTQRDHRDSTSTTSSLSNNANNSGTTPDKQFKRRSCQMEFEEGISETRSREELGKIGKQSSFSGSMEIIEVS, from the exons atgagaaaGAGCGTGTTCTGGGGGATGCCTCTGGATGTGGTGATTGCTCCAGCGGAGGACTGTTTTTGGCCCGACCTGCAGGAGACAGACATGAGGCTGAAGATCAGAGTCCGccgaatgaaggaaggaagagagCTACGAGGTGTGTATTCACCTGGATGCAGAAGAgaag GAGGCTTTGCTGCATTCTCCTCTTGCTTCCCCGGCCTGTGTGAAGGGAAGCCTGCCACTGCTCTGCCTATGAGCTTATCCCAGCCCTGCTTGCCTGTGGCTAACGTAGGGCCCACTCGTATCCTGCCACACCTCTACCTAGGATCACAGAAGGATGTCCTGAACAAG GATCTGATGGCTCAGAATGGTATCACCTATGTGCTGAATGCCAGTAACACCTGTCCAAAGCCAGACTTTATCAGCGAGAGCCACTTCATGCGCATCCCAGTTAATGACAACTACTGTGAGAAACTGCTGCCCTGGCTGGACAAAACAAACGAATTCATTG ACAAAGCTAAGGTGTCAAACTGCAGAGTCATTGTGCACTGCCTGGCTGGAATCTCACGTTCAGCAACCATCGCCATTGCATACATCATGAAGACAATGGGCTTGTCATCAGATGACGCCTACAG GTTTGTGAAGGACCGAAGACCGTCCATATCTCCCAACTTCAACTTCCTCGGTCAGCTGCTGGAGTTTGAGAAGGGCCTACGGTTACTCCAAGCATTAACTTCAAACTCTGATGACAAGATCTCTGAAAGCAGCCTGAAGCAGAACTCAGAGGTTAATGGCATCAGCACGTGTTTGGAGATGAATGGTCACCACAGCAACCATGATTCATCGGTGGCAGAGCTGCAGATTGCACCAGAGCCCAAGCTGCCATCACCCATCTCCCTCCAGCAAGGTTTCAACGGCCTGCACCTCTCCGCAGAGAGGATCATGGACACTAACCGACTCAAACGATCCTTCTCCCTGGACATTAAATCTGTCTATTCCCCTAACAGTCCCCACTGTCCCACCCTGGCACCCACGCACTCTGAAGATGTCCCAAAGCTGTGTAAGCTGGACAGTCCAGGAACAGGCACCTCCAACGGTATCTGCTCCCAGTCTCCCGTCCTAGACAGCCCCAGCTCCTTAGATTCACCATTCCCCTCACCAGGCAGTGGGGGCAGCATTGGAGGTCTGGGGCATGGGGGAAGTGAAGGAGTCCATCGATCTAGTTCTTCCTCGTCCAGGCCCAGGAGGAAACCCAAGCACAGCTCTGGCACTTCCCCAGTCCACCATATACACCAACCCCCCCAGTCCCTCAGTTTGTCACTGGACAACAAGAGCCCGACCCTGGAGGAGAACCTAAAGGGCTCCTTACTCCTGTCACTACCCTCCCTTCCTACTGTGGGGTCTGGAGCAATGTGGACCAAACACAGAGACACTGTCCAGGCCACCACTCCTGTCACTCCCGTCACCCCTACAACGGATGCCCCCTGGCACTTTGGGGCGGAAGAGGGTGGAGAGGGAGAGATGGAGCTTGGTGGAGGAGGGATCGGAGGGGGAGAGGAGTCGTCGGTGAGGTTTGGGAGCAGTTCGGCTTACGTGGCGTTCGGCTGCAGTGAAGGTGTGCGGTTACGAGATAAATCCCAAAGGGAGAAGTCCACAGCTCTACCGACACAGAGAGACCACCGGGACTCCACATCAACAACGTCGTCCTTGTCCAACAATGCAAACAACAGCGGGACGACGCCGGACAAGCAGTTCAAGCGACGCAGCTGTCAGATGGAGTTTGAGGAGGGTATCTCTGAGACACGGTCCCGAGAAGAACTGGGGAAGATCGGGAAACAGTCGAGTTTTTCTGGGAGCATGGAAATCATTGAGGTATCCTGA
- the dusp8a gene encoding dual specificity protein phosphatase 8 isoform X3: protein MRKSVFWGMPLDVVIAPAEDCFWPDLQETDMRLKIRVRRMKEGRELRGGFAAFSSCFPGLCEGKPATALPMSLSQPCLPVANVGPTRILPHLYLGSQKDVLNKDLMAQNGITYVLNASNTCPKPDFISESHFMRIPVNDNYCEKLLPWLDKTNEFIDKAKVSNCRVIVHCLAGISRSATIAIAYIMKTMGLSSDDAYRFVKDRRPSISPNFNFLGQLLEFEKGLRLLQALTSNSDDKISESSLKQNSEVNGISTCLEMNGHHSNHDSSVAELQIAPEPKLPSPISLQQGFNGLHLSAERIMDTNRLKRSFSLDIKSVYSPNSPHCPTLAPTHSEDVPKLCKLDSPGTGTSNGICSQSPVLDSPSSLDSPFPSPGSGGSIGGLGHGGSEGVHRSSSSSSRPRRKPKHSSGTSPVHHIHQPPQSLSLSLDNKSPTLEENLKGSLLLSLPSLPTVGSGAMWTKHRDTVQATTPVTPVTPTTDAPWHFGAEEGGEGEMELGGGGIGGGEESSVRFGSSSAYVAFGCSEGVRLRDKSQREKSTALPTQRDHRDSTSTTSSLSNNANNSGTTPDKQFKRRSCQMEFEEGISETRSREELGKIGKQSSFSGSMEIIEVS, encoded by the exons atgagaaaGAGCGTGTTCTGGGGGATGCCTCTGGATGTGGTGATTGCTCCAGCGGAGGACTGTTTTTGGCCCGACCTGCAGGAGACAGACATGAGGCTGAAGATCAGAGTCCGccgaatgaaggaaggaagagagCTACGAG GAGGCTTTGCTGCATTCTCCTCTTGCTTCCCCGGCCTGTGTGAAGGGAAGCCTGCCACTGCTCTGCCTATGAGCTTATCCCAGCCCTGCTTGCCTGTGGCTAACGTAGGGCCCACTCGTATCCTGCCACACCTCTACCTAGGATCACAGAAGGATGTCCTGAACAAG GATCTGATGGCTCAGAATGGTATCACCTATGTGCTGAATGCCAGTAACACCTGTCCAAAGCCAGACTTTATCAGCGAGAGCCACTTCATGCGCATCCCAGTTAATGACAACTACTGTGAGAAACTGCTGCCCTGGCTGGACAAAACAAACGAATTCATTG ACAAAGCTAAGGTGTCAAACTGCAGAGTCATTGTGCACTGCCTGGCTGGAATCTCACGTTCAGCAACCATCGCCATTGCATACATCATGAAGACAATGGGCTTGTCATCAGATGACGCCTACAG GTTTGTGAAGGACCGAAGACCGTCCATATCTCCCAACTTCAACTTCCTCGGTCAGCTGCTGGAGTTTGAGAAGGGCCTACGGTTACTCCAAGCATTAACTTCAAACTCTGATGACAAGATCTCTGAAAGCAGCCTGAAGCAGAACTCAGAGGTTAATGGCATCAGCACGTGTTTGGAGATGAATGGTCACCACAGCAACCATGATTCATCGGTGGCAGAGCTGCAGATTGCACCAGAGCCCAAGCTGCCATCACCCATCTCCCTCCAGCAAGGTTTCAACGGCCTGCACCTCTCCGCAGAGAGGATCATGGACACTAACCGACTCAAACGATCCTTCTCCCTGGACATTAAATCTGTCTATTCCCCTAACAGTCCCCACTGTCCCACCCTGGCACCCACGCACTCTGAAGATGTCCCAAAGCTGTGTAAGCTGGACAGTCCAGGAACAGGCACCTCCAACGGTATCTGCTCCCAGTCTCCCGTCCTAGACAGCCCCAGCTCCTTAGATTCACCATTCCCCTCACCAGGCAGTGGGGGCAGCATTGGAGGTCTGGGGCATGGGGGAAGTGAAGGAGTCCATCGATCTAGTTCTTCCTCGTCCAGGCCCAGGAGGAAACCCAAGCACAGCTCTGGCACTTCCCCAGTCCACCATATACACCAACCCCCCCAGTCCCTCAGTTTGTCACTGGACAACAAGAGCCCGACCCTGGAGGAGAACCTAAAGGGCTCCTTACTCCTGTCACTACCCTCCCTTCCTACTGTGGGGTCTGGAGCAATGTGGACCAAACACAGAGACACTGTCCAGGCCACCACTCCTGTCACTCCCGTCACCCCTACAACGGATGCCCCCTGGCACTTTGGGGCGGAAGAGGGTGGAGAGGGAGAGATGGAGCTTGGTGGAGGAGGGATCGGAGGGGGAGAGGAGTCGTCGGTGAGGTTTGGGAGCAGTTCGGCTTACGTGGCGTTCGGCTGCAGTGAAGGTGTGCGGTTACGAGATAAATCCCAAAGGGAGAAGTCCACAGCTCTACCGACACAGAGAGACCACCGGGACTCCACATCAACAACGTCGTCCTTGTCCAACAATGCAAACAACAGCGGGACGACGCCGGACAAGCAGTTCAAGCGACGCAGCTGTCAGATGGAGTTTGAGGAGGGTATCTCTGAGACACGGTCCCGAGAAGAACTGGGGAAGATCGGGAAACAGTCGAGTTTTTCTGGGAGCATGGAAATCATTGAGGTATCCTGA